In Helianthus annuus cultivar XRQ/B chromosome 3, HanXRQr2.0-SUNRISE, whole genome shotgun sequence, a single window of DNA contains:
- the LOC110929398 gene encoding 17.9 kDa class II heat shock protein isoform X1, giving the protein MDIGSLMGFDPLLRNLHYILEATDDNTTGNKSNNSGPSRAYVRDARAMAATPADVKECPNSYVFIVDMPGLKSGDIKVQVERDNVLVISGKRNREEEKEGVKYVRMERRMGKFMKKFALPEDANTDKISAICQDGVLTVTVEKLPPPEPKKPKTIQVQVA; this is encoded by the coding sequence ATGGACATCGGTAGTTTGATGGGGTTCGATCCGTTACTCCGCAACCTCCACTACATCCTCGAAGCCACTGACGACAACACCACTGGAAACAAGTCCAACAACAGCGGTCCGTCTCGCGCTTACGTCCGCGACGCAAGAGCAATGGCGGCAACCCCTGCTGACGTCAAGGAGTGTCCTAACTCCTACGTGTTTATTGTTGATATGCCGGGGCTGAAGTCAGGGGATATAAAGGTGCAGGTGGAACGCGACAACGTTTTGGTGATAAGCGGAAAGAGGAACCGAGAGGAAGAGAAGGAAGGAGTCAAGTATGTGAGGATGGAGAGGCGGATGGGGAAGTTCATGAAGAAGTTTGCATTGCCAGAGGATGCGAATACGGATAAGATATCGGCGATTTGTCAAGACGGAGTGCTTACGGTGACTGTGGAGAAGCTGCCTCCGCCTGAGCCCAAGAAGCCGAAGACGATTCAGGTGCAGGTGGCTTGA